In one window of Duganella dendranthematis DNA:
- a CDS encoding ABC transporter ATP-binding protein, translating into MSLLEVRNLRVAFRLDRHSTTEALKGVSFSVPHNATVALVGESGSGKSVASLAVMGLLDPAAAMVDPSSSICFDGRELLALDGKQRRALCGKDIAMIFQEPMSSLNPVFTVGAQIAEVLKLHMGMSRAQARRRTTELLEEVGIPDPAARIDAYPNELSGGQQQRVMIAMAIACEPRLLIADEPTTALDVTIQQQIMELIARLQKRRAMSVLFITHDLGLVAQIADHVIVMRHGEVREAGPAQQVLQQPADAYTRALLHCRPTLEARPWRLPVIADYLDGATPPPQPERRRGASPDDMPLLEVRNLSKHFTLREGWWRQREFHAVKDVSFTLARGKTLGVVGESGSGKTTVGLTLLRLHQASGGSVLFDGRDLLSLSAREFQAYKRRIQIVFQNPYASLNPRFTVGDILLEPMRIHRIGADEQARTAMALALLEKVGLPASAMSRYPHAFSGGQRQRIAIARCLTLQPEILVCDESVSALDVSVQAQVLNLLQDLQDELGLSYIFISHDLSVVKYMADQVMVMKQGQVVELADADALYRNPQHPYTRALLAAIPRSG; encoded by the coding sequence ATGAGCTTGCTCGAAGTACGCAACCTGCGCGTCGCCTTCCGCCTTGACCGCCACAGCACTACCGAGGCGCTCAAGGGCGTCAGCTTCAGCGTGCCGCACAACGCCACCGTGGCGCTGGTGGGTGAGTCGGGCAGCGGCAAGTCGGTGGCGTCGCTGGCCGTGATGGGCTTGCTCGATCCGGCGGCGGCGATGGTCGATCCGTCCAGCAGTATCTGCTTTGACGGCCGGGAGCTGCTGGCGCTGGACGGCAAGCAGCGCCGCGCGCTGTGCGGCAAGGACATCGCCATGATTTTCCAGGAGCCGATGTCGTCGCTCAATCCGGTCTTCACGGTCGGCGCGCAGATCGCCGAGGTGCTCAAGCTGCACATGGGCATGAGCCGTGCCCAGGCGCGCCGCCGCACGACGGAATTGCTGGAGGAGGTCGGCATTCCCGATCCGGCCGCCCGCATCGATGCGTATCCGAACGAACTGTCCGGCGGCCAGCAGCAGCGCGTGATGATCGCCATGGCCATCGCTTGCGAACCACGGCTGCTGATCGCCGACGAGCCGACCACCGCGCTCGACGTCACTATCCAGCAGCAGATCATGGAGCTGATCGCGCGCCTGCAAAAGCGGCGGGCGATGTCGGTGCTGTTTATTACGCACGATCTCGGGCTGGTCGCGCAGATTGCCGACCACGTCATCGTCATGCGCCACGGCGAGGTGCGCGAGGCGGGACCGGCGCAGCAAGTGCTGCAACAGCCGGCCGACGCCTACACGCGGGCGTTGCTGCATTGCCGTCCGACACTGGAGGCGCGGCCGTGGCGGCTGCCGGTCATCGCCGATTATCTGGACGGCGCGACGCCGCCACCGCAGCCCGAACGCCGGCGCGGCGCTTCGCCGGACGATATGCCGCTGCTAGAAGTGCGCAACCTCAGCAAGCACTTCACGCTGCGTGAAGGCTGGTGGCGCCAGCGCGAATTTCACGCGGTGAAGGACGTGTCGTTCACGCTAGCGCGCGGCAAGACGCTGGGCGTGGTAGGGGAGTCCGGCTCCGGCAAGACCACGGTCGGGCTGACCTTGTTGCGGTTGCATCAGGCCAGCGGCGGCAGCGTGCTGTTCGATGGTCGCGACCTGCTCAGCCTGTCCGCGCGGGAGTTCCAGGCGTACAAGCGGCGCATCCAGATCGTGTTCCAGAATCCGTATGCGTCGCTGAACCCGCGCTTCACGGTGGGCGATATTTTGCTTGAGCCGATGCGCATCCACCGCATCGGCGCCGATGAGCAGGCGCGCACGGCGATGGCGCTAGCGCTATTGGAAAAGGTGGGACTGCCCGCATCTGCCATGTCCCGCTATCCGCACGCGTTCTCCGGCGGCCAGCGGCAGCGCATCGCCATCGCCCGCTGCCTGACCTTGCAGCCGGAAATCCTGGTGTGCGACGAGTCGGTGTCGGCGCTGGACGTGTCGGTGCAGGCGCAGGTGCTGAACCTGCTGCAGGATTTGCAGGATGAGCTGGGCCTGTCATACATTTTCATCTCGCATGACCTGTCGGTGGTGAAGTACATGGCCGATCAGGTGATGGTGATGAAACAAGGACAAGTCGTGGAATTGGCCGACGCCGACGCGTTGTATCGTAACCCGCAACATCCTTACACGCGGGCCTTGCTGGCGGCGATCCCCCGCAGCGGTTAA
- a CDS encoding VTT domain-containing protein: protein MANLILLLQEYGVLIVFGIVLVEQIGMPIPAFPILIVAGAMSVDGDTPWISVLAVAMLACLISDSFWFRAGRFYGKRILKLLCKISLSPDYCVSQTEDNFKRWGPKALIVAKFIPGFNVIAPPLAGALGTSRGTFLCFSVMGSLLWAGTGIGIGAFFHTSVDQLLDILSTMGSTALIVLLVLLALFVAFKYVERKRFRQSVEIDRITVEDFKQLMDQGHEPILIDARSATAQMLDPAVPGALLFNGGELSAEIVGLDKSRPIIVYCSCPNDVTAAHVAKSLIGQGFHRARPLHGGLEAWNAAFRSESLPQDTPASV, encoded by the coding sequence ATGGCGAATTTAATCCTCCTGCTCCAAGAATATGGCGTCCTGATTGTGTTCGGGATTGTGCTGGTCGAACAGATCGGCATGCCGATTCCTGCGTTCCCGATTCTGATCGTGGCCGGCGCCATGTCGGTCGATGGCGACACGCCGTGGATCTCGGTGCTGGCGGTGGCCATGCTCGCCTGTCTGATCAGTGACAGCTTCTGGTTCCGCGCCGGCCGTTTCTACGGCAAGCGCATCCTCAAGCTGCTGTGCAAGATTTCGCTGTCGCCGGATTACTGCGTCAGCCAGACGGAAGACAATTTCAAGCGCTGGGGTCCGAAGGCGCTGATCGTCGCCAAGTTCATCCCCGGGTTTAACGTGATTGCGCCGCCGCTGGCCGGCGCGCTGGGTACCAGCCGTGGCACCTTCCTGTGCTTCAGCGTCATGGGCAGCTTGCTGTGGGCCGGCACCGGCATCGGCATCGGCGCCTTCTTCCATACCAGTGTCGATCAGTTGCTGGATATTCTCAGCACGATGGGCTCGACCGCGTTGATCGTGCTGCTGGTGTTGCTGGCCCTGTTCGTGGCGTTTAAGTATGTCGAGCGCAAGCGTTTCCGCCAGTCGGTGGAGATCGACCGGATCACCGTCGAGGACTTCAAGCAGCTAATGGACCAGGGGCATGAGCCGATCCTGATCGACGCCCGCAGCGCCACGGCGCAAATGCTGGACCCGGCCGTGCCCGGCGCGCTGCTGTTTAATGGCGGCGAGCTGAGTGCGGAGATTGTTGGCCTGGATAAGAGCCGGCCGATCATCGTGTATTGCAGCTGCCCCAACGACGTGACCGCCGCGCATGTGGCCAAGAGCCTGATCGGGCAGGGCTTCCATCGCGCCCGTCCGCTGCATGGCGGGCTGGAGGCGTGGAATGCCGCTTTCCGCAGCGAGTCGCTGCCGCAGGATACGCCCGCGTCGGTCTAA
- a CDS encoding glucokinase, with protein MTAQSVQTPPSLTTVFPGGPRLLADIGGTNARFALETAPGRIEAIEVLACAAYPTLAAALVAYLASPVVAEAGVTGIRNGAIAIANPVTGDMVRMTNHHWAFSIEALRREVNFDTLVVVNDFTALASSLPQLSATQKHQVGGGVGVPGTPLGLIGAGTGLGVSGLIPGKDGWTALLSEGGHVTFSPANPTELAILQFAWKEFEHVSAERLMSGAGIELIYRALADIGDLPAEKLSAAEISRRALSGECALCDEVIEAFCCMLGTIAGNIAVTLGAQGGIYIGGGIVPKLGERFDRSGFRARFEAKGRFDKYLAAVPTWVITAEYPAFVGVSAILSDRLAAV; from the coding sequence ATGACAGCTCAGTCCGTACAAACGCCTCCCTCCCTGACCACTGTATTCCCTGGTGGCCCGCGTCTGCTGGCGGACATCGGCGGCACCAACGCGCGCTTTGCGCTGGAAACCGCACCTGGCCGGATTGAAGCGATCGAAGTGCTGGCGTGCGCCGCCTATCCAACCCTGGCCGCCGCCCTGGTTGCGTATCTGGCCTCGCCGGTTGTCGCCGAGGCTGGCGTGACCGGTATCCGCAACGGCGCCATCGCCATTGCCAACCCGGTTACCGGCGACATGGTGCGCATGACCAATCACCACTGGGCGTTCTCCATCGAGGCGCTGCGCCGCGAAGTCAACTTCGACACGCTGGTGGTGGTCAACGATTTCACCGCGCTGGCCAGCTCGCTGCCGCAGCTGTCGGCCACGCAGAAGCATCAGGTGGGTGGTGGCGTCGGCGTGCCGGGCACCCCGCTGGGCCTGATCGGCGCCGGCACCGGTCTCGGTGTCTCCGGTTTGATTCCAGGCAAGGACGGCTGGACCGCGCTGCTGAGCGAAGGCGGCCACGTGACCTTCTCGCCAGCCAATCCGACCGAACTGGCGATCCTGCAATTTGCATGGAAAGAATTTGAACACGTGTCGGCCGAGCGCCTGATGTCCGGCGCCGGTATCGAACTGATCTACCGCGCGCTGGCCGATATCGGCGACCTGCCGGCGGAAAAGCTGAGCGCCGCCGAAATCTCGCGCCGCGCGCTGTCCGGCGAATGCGCACTGTGCGACGAAGTCATCGAGGCGTTCTGCTGCATGCTGGGTACGATTGCCGGCAATATCGCCGTCACGTTAGGTGCGCAGGGCGGTATCTATATTGGCGGCGGCATCGTCCCGAAGCTGGGCGAGCGTTTCGACCGCTCCGGTTTCCGTGCCCGCTTTGAAGCCAAAGGCCGTTTCGACAAATACCTGGCGGCGGTGCCGACCTGGGTGATTACTGCGGAATACCCGGCATTTGTTGGCGTTTCTGCCATTCTTTCGGATCGACTTGCCGCCGTGTAA
- the scpB gene encoding SMC-Scp complex subunit ScpB produces MDTVEAKKVLETALLCAREPLSIHSLKKLFVELDDQDRPRGPGVGADTIKELLEELRLDWAGKGVEVISLSTGWRFQSRPEMKLYLERLNPEKPPKYSRATLETLAIIAYRQPVTRGDIEEIRGVAVNSQTIKMLEDRGWVDAIGYRDVVGRPALLGTTKQFLDDLGLNSLSQLPPLQQISDGQNAMETLEAALQENFEKAAQQDGADHADIEQEPGPAPDLTVDAEHNQETNNEQT; encoded by the coding sequence ATGGATACAGTTGAGGCTAAAAAAGTCCTCGAAACCGCCTTGCTATGCGCCCGTGAGCCGTTGTCGATCCACAGTCTGAAAAAACTGTTTGTCGAGCTGGACGATCAGGACCGGCCGCGCGGCCCCGGTGTAGGCGCCGATACGATCAAGGAATTGTTGGAAGAATTGCGGCTGGACTGGGCCGGCAAGGGCGTCGAGGTAATCAGCCTGTCGACCGGCTGGCGCTTCCAGAGCCGGCCGGAGATGAAGCTGTATCTTGAACGGCTGAATCCGGAAAAGCCGCCGAAGTATTCGCGGGCCACGCTGGAAACCCTGGCCATCATCGCCTATCGCCAGCCGGTGACGCGCGGCGACATCGAGGAAATCCGTGGCGTGGCCGTCAATTCGCAGACGATCAAGATGCTGGAAGACCGTGGTTGGGTCGACGCCATCGGTTATCGCGATGTGGTCGGCCGTCCAGCCTTGCTGGGCACCACCAAACAGTTTTTAGATGATTTGGGCTTGAATTCGCTGTCCCAGCTGCCGCCGTTGCAGCAAATCAGTGATGGTCAGAACGCGATGGAAACCCTGGAAGCGGCTCTGCAAGAGAACTTTGAGAAAGCGGCGCAGCAGGACGGTGCCGACCATGCGGACATTGAGCAAGAACCCGGCCCTGCGCCAGATTTAACGGTTGACGCTGAGCACAACCAAGAAACGAATAATGAACAAACCTGA
- a CDS encoding pseudouridine synthase, whose amino-acid sequence MNKPDTPEIIDAPAADVVAKPKRRTKAQIEADAAAATSGDAPAAKPKAKAKPKAEAAEAVASNTLAPVKKARAKKADVAVEAAAPAAEAAAAEPAAKPAAKPRAKKAAPAADAVVAEASAAPASAPAADAAPAEAGERVERQQRPRGPRQMREQRAVREALNPRPEPVAVEAGEAQAPSGVEGAEGAAPAATDGKPRHERGDRNNARNGKPPRNGGKNGKQRGGQNAGGKPNDADAAFSYVTSDAFDSDDSKGRQPQKAARRDLTADDDAPKLHKVLAEAGLGSRRDMEELIVSGRVSVNGEPAHIGQRILPTDAVRINGKLIQRRVSKKPPRVLVYHKPAGEIVSMDDPDGRPSVFDRLPTMKAGKWLAVGRLDFNTEGLLLFTTSGDLANRLMHPRYGIDREYAVRTLGPLEEGMRQKLLGGVELEDGVAQFSKIADGGGEGINKWYRVIIGEGRNREVRRMFEAIGLTVSRLIRTRYGAMTLPSSLKRGRWEEMEENAVRGLMAAYSIEKKGGGDAPAPAAAAAAPRGKGQQQAKPAQNKGPEKRGRNGQGDQHIERGNRRDERDFDDDDEDDENEPNFNRADTSNANALPFGKPARNGGRGQGGGFGGGAGGGNAGRGGKGRPAGQGGQGQTSSRPGGRPQGIGGYAGGRPLGEGPAPRAQGQGGRPQGQGGQGQGGQGQPRGQQAKGPSRGPRQPDPLQTTFGFGASSGAPRRGQPPRGGAADHGMPRRRKG is encoded by the coding sequence ATGAACAAACCTGATACCCCAGAGATCATCGACGCACCCGCGGCGGACGTAGTCGCCAAGCCTAAGCGCCGTACCAAAGCCCAAATCGAGGCCGACGCTGCCGCCGCCACTTCCGGTGACGCGCCAGCCGCCAAGCCGAAAGCCAAGGCCAAGCCAAAAGCGGAAGCTGCTGAAGCAGTCGCTTCCAACACGCTGGCGCCAGTGAAAAAAGCGCGCGCCAAGAAAGCCGACGTCGCCGTGGAAGCCGCCGCACCGGCAGCGGAAGCAGCAGCTGCCGAGCCGGCCGCCAAGCCAGCCGCCAAGCCGCGAGCAAAGAAAGCCGCACCAGCCGCTGATGCGGTTGTCGCCGAGGCATCCGCCGCGCCGGCATCGGCGCCTGCCGCTGATGCAGCGCCGGCCGAGGCCGGTGAGCGCGTTGAGCGCCAGCAGCGTCCACGTGGTCCGCGCCAGATGCGCGAACAGCGCGCTGTCCGTGAGGCGCTGAACCCGCGTCCTGAGCCAGTCGCCGTTGAAGCGGGCGAGGCGCAAGCGCCGAGCGGGGTTGAGGGCGCCGAAGGTGCAGCACCAGCCGCTACCGACGGCAAACCACGCCACGAGCGCGGCGACCGCAACAATGCGCGCAACGGCAAGCCGCCGCGCAACGGCGGCAAGAACGGCAAGCAGCGCGGCGGTCAGAACGCCGGCGGCAAGCCAAACGACGCGGATGCCGCGTTCTCCTACGTGACGTCGGACGCGTTCGACAGTGACGACAGCAAGGGTCGCCAGCCACAGAAAGCGGCCCGCCGCGACCTGACGGCGGATGACGATGCGCCAAAGCTGCACAAGGTGCTGGCGGAAGCCGGCCTGGGTTCGCGCCGCGACATGGAAGAGCTGATCGTTTCCGGCCGCGTGTCGGTCAACGGCGAGCCGGCCCACATCGGCCAGCGCATCCTGCCGACCGATGCTGTGCGCATCAATGGCAAACTGATCCAGCGCCGCGTCAGCAAGAAGCCGCCGCGCGTGCTGGTGTACCACAAGCCAGCCGGCGAGATCGTCTCGATGGATGATCCGGATGGCCGCCCATCGGTGTTCGATCGCCTGCCGACCATGAAGGCTGGTAAATGGCTGGCCGTTGGTCGCCTCGACTTCAATACCGAAGGCCTGCTGCTGTTCACCACCTCCGGTGACCTGGCGAACCGCCTGATGCACCCGCGCTACGGCATCGACCGCGAATACGCGGTGCGTACCCTGGGGCCGCTGGAAGAAGGCATGCGCCAGAAACTGCTGGGCGGCGTCGAGCTGGAAGACGGCGTGGCGCAGTTCTCCAAGATCGCCGACGGCGGCGGTGAGGGCATCAACAAGTGGTACCGCGTGATCATCGGCGAAGGCCGTAACCGCGAAGTGCGCCGCATGTTTGAAGCGATCGGCCTGACCGTGTCGCGTCTGATCCGTACCCGTTACGGCGCGATGACCTTGCCAAGCAGCCTGAAACGCGGCCGCTGGGAAGAGATGGAAGAGAATGCGGTGCGCGGCCTGATGGCTGCCTACAGCATCGAGAAAAAAGGTGGTGGCGATGCGCCTGCGCCAGCTGCGGCTGCCGCCGCGCCGCGCGGCAAGGGCCAGCAGCAAGCCAAGCCTGCCCAGAACAAGGGGCCGGAAAAGCGCGGCCGCAACGGTCAGGGCGATCAGCATATTGAACGCGGTAACCGTCGCGACGAGCGTGACTTCGACGATGACGACGAAGATGACGAGAACGAGCCGAACTTCAACCGCGCCGACACCAGCAACGCCAACGCGTTGCCATTCGGCAAGCCAGCCCGCAACGGCGGTCGTGGCCAGGGTGGTGGTTTTGGCGGTGGCGCCGGCGGCGGCAATGCCGGTCGCGGCGGCAAAGGTCGTCCGGCTGGCCAAGGCGGCCAGGGGCAGACGTCCAGCCGTCCGGGTGGTCGTCCGCAGGGTATCGGCGGTTACGCCGGCGGCCGTCCGCTGGGCGAAGGCCCGGCGCCGCGCGCGCAAGGTCAGGGCGGTCGTCCGCAAGGTCAGGGCGGTCAGGGCCAGGGCGGCCAGGGTCAGCCACGTGGTCAGCAAGCCAAGGGTCCGAGCCGTGGTCCGCGTCAGCCGGATCCGCTGCAAACCACCTTCGGTTTCGGCGCATCCAGTGGCGCGCCGCGCCGTGGCCAACCGCCGCGCGGCGGTGCTGCCGATCATGGCATGCCACGTCGCCGCAAAGGCTGA
- the rimP gene encoding ribosome maturation factor RimP, with protein MQLLDLIEKTVVGLGYELVDVERAERGLLRVFIDFNAEDAEEKGMITVEDCATVSHQLSHVLTVENVNYERLEISSPGLDRPLRKLSDFSRFAGSEVVIKLRAAMPGTNNRKSFTGVLLEPVGENLSLEFESNEGPAQLDFTLADVDKARLVPQVDFKGRKA; from the coding sequence TTGCAGCTTCTGGATTTAATTGAAAAGACCGTTGTCGGTCTGGGCTACGAGCTAGTTGATGTCGAACGGGCCGAGCGCGGACTGCTGCGCGTGTTTATCGATTTCAACGCGGAAGATGCCGAAGAAAAAGGCATGATCACCGTGGAAGATTGCGCCACGGTCAGCCATCAGTTGTCGCACGTGCTGACGGTCGAGAACGTGAATTACGAGCGTCTCGAAATCTCGTCGCCGGGCCTCGATCGTCCGCTGCGCAAGCTGTCCGATTTCAGCCGTTTTGCCGGCAGTGAAGTCGTGATCAAACTGCGCGCAGCCATGCCGGGTACGAACAACCGGAAATCGTTCACGGGTGTCCTGCTGGAACCCGTCGGCGAGAATTTGTCGTTGGAATTTGAAAGTAATGAAGGTCCGGCGCAGTTGGATTTTACGCTCGCCGATGTGGATAAGGCACGCTTGGTGCCGCAGGTGGATTTTAAGGGACGCAAAGCATGA
- the nusA gene encoding transcription termination factor NusA encodes MSREVLLLVDALAREKNVDKDVVFGALEFALAQATKKRYEGEVDIRVSIDRESGEFESFRRWHVVPDEAGLQLPDQEILHFEAKEQIADIEVDDHIEEPIESVEFGRRFAQDTKQVVLQRVRDAEREQILADFLERGDSLVTGTIKRMERGDAIVESGKIEARLPRDQMIPKENLRIGDRVRAYILRVDRNMRGPQVILSRTAPEFIAKLFELEVPEIEQGMLEIKSAARDAGVRAKIAVYTADKRIDPIGTCVGMRGSRVQAVTGELGGERVDIVLWSEDPAQFVIGALAPANVSSIVVDEEKHAMDVVVDEENLAIAIGRSGQNVRLASDLTGWKINIMTAEESADKAAQETAAIRALFMEKLDVDQEVADILVEEGFASLEEIAYVPISEMLEIESFDEDTVNELRTRARDALVTEAIASEEGLEGMDEALVGLEGMDRITAGKLGLAGIKTVEAFAGLAYDEFGAILALSSDRARALITSEFEDVTDDEMKLVDAKYDDRAKGLQAKAWSLTESAKA; translated from the coding sequence ATGAGTCGCGAAGTTTTGTTATTGGTAGACGCGCTGGCGCGTGAGAAGAACGTCGATAAAGATGTCGTTTTCGGCGCACTGGAATTCGCGTTGGCGCAAGCCACGAAGAAACGGTATGAGGGTGAAGTAGACATCCGCGTTTCGATCGACCGCGAGTCGGGTGAGTTCGAATCCTTCCGCCGCTGGCACGTGGTGCCGGATGAAGCTGGCCTGCAACTGCCGGACCAGGAAATCCTGCATTTCGAAGCCAAGGAACAGATCGCCGATATCGAAGTGGACGACCACATCGAAGAGCCGATCGAATCCGTGGAATTCGGCCGCCGCTTCGCGCAAGACACCAAACAGGTGGTCCTGCAGCGCGTGCGTGATGCTGAACGTGAACAGATCCTGGCCGACTTCCTGGAACGCGGCGACTCGCTGGTCACCGGCACCATCAAGCGCATGGAGCGCGGCGACGCCATCGTGGAATCGGGCAAGATCGAAGCCCGCCTGCCACGCGACCAGATGATCCCGAAAGAGAATCTGCGTATCGGCGACCGCGTGCGGGCTTACATCCTGCGCGTTGACCGCAATATGCGCGGCCCGCAAGTGATCTTGTCGCGCACCGCGCCGGAATTCATCGCCAAGCTGTTCGAGCTGGAAGTGCCGGAAATCGAACAGGGCATGCTGGAAATTAAATCGGCGGCGCGCGACGCTGGCGTGCGCGCCAAGATCGCGGTCTACACGGCCGACAAACGCATCGACCCGATCGGTACCTGCGTCGGCATGCGCGGTTCGCGCGTGCAGGCCGTGACCGGTGAGCTGGGCGGCGAGCGCGTCGACATCGTGCTGTGGTCGGAAGATCCGGCGCAGTTCGTCATCGGCGCACTGGCCCCGGCCAATGTGTCCTCGATCGTCGTTGACGAAGAGAAGCACGCCATGGACGTGGTGGTGGACGAGGAAAACCTGGCCATCGCCATCGGCCGCTCGGGCCAGAACGTGCGCCTGGCGTCCGATCTGACCGGCTGGAAAATTAACATCATGACGGCCGAGGAATCGGCCGACAAGGCAGCCCAGGAAACCGCCGCGATTCGCGCGCTGTTCATGGAAAAATTGGATGTCGACCAGGAAGTGGCCGACATCCTGGTGGAAGAAGGCTTTGCCAGCCTGGAAGAAATCGCCTACGTGCCGATCTCCGAAATGTTGGAAATCGAATCGTTTGACGAAGATACGGTCAACGAACTGCGCACCCGCGCCCGTGACGCCCTGGTTACCGAAGCGATCGCTTCGGAAGAAGGCCTGGAAGGCATGGACGAGGCGCTGGTCGGTCTGGAAGGTATGGACCGCATCACCGCCGGCAAGCTGGGCCTGGCTGGTATCAAAACGGTAGAAGCGTTTGCCGGCCTGGCTTATGACGAGTTCGGCGCCATTCTGGCCCTGTCGTCTGACCGTGCACGCGCACTGATTACGAGTGAATTTGAAGATGTGACCGACGATGAGATGAAGTTGGTTGATGCGAAGTACGACGACCGTGCCAAAGGCTTGCAAGCCAAGGCCTGGAGTCTGACTGAATCTGCAAAGGCTTAA